CGCATCTTTGATATGATTGAGCGCTGTTTTGGGAGATTTTGTTATTGCGACAACATCAAATCTGACTTCACCGACATAACCTGTTTTAAGAATATAAGCCTGAGCTGCACGAATCAATAGACGCTGTTTTTTGCGGTCTACAAATTCGTAGGGTTCGCCGAAATCCGTTCCCGATCGTGTTTTTACTTCAACAAATACCAAGGTATCCTTGTCCACGACAATCAAATCTACTTCTAAATTCTTAAATCGCCAATTTCTTAACACTATTTTATAGCCTATCTTGACGAGGTATTCCATAGCCATCTGCTCGCCCCATTCGCCCGTTTCAAGATGCTTTGCCATATCAAAGATTACTTTACAATAGTGTTGCCCAGAAAGCCGCCTAATAGGCGTTCGGCT
The Sphingobacterium multivorum genome window above contains:
- a CDS encoding YraN family protein gives rise to the protein MAKHLETGEWGEQMAMEYLVKIGYKIVLRNWRFKNLEVDLIVVDKDTLVFVEVKTRSGTDFGEPYEFVDRKKQRLLIRAAQAYILKTGYVGEVRFDVVAITKSPKTALNHIKDAFWDS